Below is a genomic region from Astatotilapia calliptera chromosome 13, fAstCal1.2, whole genome shotgun sequence.
AGTTAAGTGGCTGATAAAGCAGagtatttcatattttactaCAGCCCAAAAATACACGCATGTAACAGACAGCTGTGGTGATAAAACAGCACTTTGTTTCACTCTGAGCACCAGTGATTTTAAACACCTCCGCCATTCATTAAGCCTTACATTTAATCACTTCTGGGGTCCGCAGCAGTTACTGTTGGGGACCTGGGCGTCTTTCTTCAGCACAGTGGGCCTCACAACGTCCACATCACGGTGCAGGTGATCCAGTACGCCAGCGAGCATGCTGGGAGCTGCGTAGAAATCCACCAGAAAGTAAGTCCCTCGGCTGTGCCTCTGGTTGTGTTTGGTCATTCTGTAGGGCAGCTGTCTTTCTCCCAAGTTCTCCAGGTCTCTCACCAAGGCGCCCCGCTCCATTAACGTCTCCACCGTCCTTCGCAGAGCTGCCGCCGTCTCCGGCCGCTGCATCTGTTTCAGGATCAGGGCCAGCTCGTACCGAGGCATGGCTGCAGCTTAGTAATACCCGACTCACACGTTTAATTCAGCTAGAACTGGGCTGTCATTGCCACACTGCTCAGTTGAAAGGCGACATGTTATGACACGAGGGGCAGACACGAAAGGTCTTTAGTGATGACGCATAAAGCGTGCGCCTTCGTGGGCAACAAAGCCtactaaatataaaaaataggagtcatttattttttttaaatatggcgttaaatctataaataagtgtatttcaataataaaaaaattgcGTCTTATTTAGCATACCCACATATTTTACTCGTATTGTTTTAGGAAATTAGTCACGTGAGAGCAACCCGAAATATTTGTAAAGTTTTCTAAaggatttttaaaatcacaattaGTCAGTggaattgtgttttatttagttttctgaCATTTGGAAATCTCTAGAAactggtatttatttttttactgaagCGTGGATACGTCGACACCAAGCGTCTGCTCACAAGTGCCTGATTCCGTCACTTCCTTTTCCAGAAGAACGTGTTGAAGATGGCGGCGGAGAAGTCGGTACCGAGTGATCTTTTCAAATGCGTGTACTCGTTTCTGGTGGAGAACAAGTTCACCAAAGCGGCTCAGGAGTTCTTGAAAAAGACTAAAGTGGTGAGTAGCCTACGCTGTGTGGCGGTGTTTGACGGACACGTCCTGTCGTCGGGTATTAGACGTTAGGTCCAGGCGGCACGAGGGGTAAATACGTGCAGGTTACCGAGCCGGTGAAGTTAGCACGTGTATCAGCTGCAACCTGCCTTTGGGCTAATTAACGGTCTCAGTGCGTTAAAGTGTAAATACTGCAGCgtgtttatactttttaaattatgatttgtGGAGTTTTAGTCACAAATTCAAAGTGCTGCAAGGGAATTATTAACTTACTACTTCACGTGTTTCTCTACAGGCTCCGCAAGATCAGAATGAGGAGAGACTCGTCAATATCTACAACTTCTGGGTGAAGTGAGTtgctt
It encodes:
- the mrps6 gene encoding small ribosomal subunit protein bS6m, producing MPRYELALILKQMQRPETAAALRRTVETLMERGALVRDLENLGERQLPYRMTKHNQRHSRGTYFLVDFYAAPSMLAGVLDHLHRDVDVVRPTVLKKDAQVPNSNCCGPQK